The Pan troglodytes isolate AG18354 chromosome 8, NHGRI_mPanTro3-v2.0_pri, whole genome shotgun sequence genome window below encodes:
- the BAMBI gene encoding BMP and activin membrane-bound inhibitor homolog isoform X2 gives MYFCEIRCYCDAAHCVATGYMCKSELSACFSRLLDPQNSNSPLTHGCLDSLASTTDICQAKQARNHSGTTMPTLECCHEDMCNYRGLHDVLSPPRGEASGQGNRYQHDGSRNLITKVQELTSSKELWFRAAVIAVPIAGGLILVLLIMLALRMLRSENKRLQDQRQQMLSRLHYSFHGHHSKKGQVAKLDLECMVPVSGHENCCLTCDKMRQADLSNDKILSLVHWGMYSGHGKLEFV, from the exons ATGTATTTCT GTGAAATTCGATGCTACTGTGATGCTGCCCACTGTGTAGCCACTGGTTATATGTGTAAATCTGAGCTCAGCGCCTGCTTCTCTAGACTTCTTGATCCTCAGAACTCAAATTCCCCACTCACCCATGGCTGCCTGGACTCTCTTGCAAGCACGACAGACATCTGCCAAGCCAAACAGGCCCGAAACCACTctggcaccaccatgcccacatTGGAATGCTGTCATGAAGACATGTGCAATTACAGAGGGCTGCACGATGTTCTCTCTCCTCCCAGGGGTGAGGCCTCAG GACAAGGAAACAGGTATCAGCATGATGGTAGCAGAAACCTTATCACCAAGGTGCAGGAGCTGACTTCTTCCAAAGAGTTGTGGTTCCGGGCAGCGGTCATTGCCGTGCCCATTGCTGGAGGGCTGATTTTAGTGTTGCTTATTATGTTGGCCCTGAGGATGCTTCGAAGTGAAAATAAGAGGCTGCAGGATCAGCGGCAACAGATGCTCTCCCGTTTGCACTACAGCTTTCACGGACACCATTCCAAAAAGGGGCAGGTTGCAAAGTTAGACTTGGAATGCATGGTGCCGGTCAGTGGGCACGAGAACTGCTGTCTGACCTGTGATAAAATGAGACAAGCAGACCTCAGCAATGATAAGATCCTCTCGCTTGTTCACTGGGGCATGTACAGTGGGCACGGGAAGCTGGAATTTGTATGA
- the BAMBI gene encoding BMP and activin membrane-bound inhibitor homolog isoform X1, with amino-acid sequence MDRHSSYIFIWLQLELCAMAVLLTKGEIRCYCDAAHCVATGYMCKSELSACFSRLLDPQNSNSPLTHGCLDSLASTTDICQAKQARNHSGTTMPTLECCHEDMCNYRGLHDVLSPPRGEASGQGNRYQHDGSRNLITKVQELTSSKELWFRAAVIAVPIAGGLILVLLIMLALRMLRSENKRLQDQRQQMLSRLHYSFHGHHSKKGQVAKLDLECMVPVSGHENCCLTCDKMRQADLSNDKILSLVHWGMYSGHGKLEFV; translated from the exons ATGGATCGCCACTCCAGCTACATCTTCATCTGGCTGCAGCTGGAGCTCTGCGCCATGGCCGTGCTGCTCACCAAAG GTGAAATTCGATGCTACTGTGATGCTGCCCACTGTGTAGCCACTGGTTATATGTGTAAATCTGAGCTCAGCGCCTGCTTCTCTAGACTTCTTGATCCTCAGAACTCAAATTCCCCACTCACCCATGGCTGCCTGGACTCTCTTGCAAGCACGACAGACATCTGCCAAGCCAAACAGGCCCGAAACCACTctggcaccaccatgcccacatTGGAATGCTGTCATGAAGACATGTGCAATTACAGAGGGCTGCACGATGTTCTCTCTCCTCCCAGGGGTGAGGCCTCAG GACAAGGAAACAGGTATCAGCATGATGGTAGCAGAAACCTTATCACCAAGGTGCAGGAGCTGACTTCTTCCAAAGAGTTGTGGTTCCGGGCAGCGGTCATTGCCGTGCCCATTGCTGGAGGGCTGATTTTAGTGTTGCTTATTATGTTGGCCCTGAGGATGCTTCGAAGTGAAAATAAGAGGCTGCAGGATCAGCGGCAACAGATGCTCTCCCGTTTGCACTACAGCTTTCACGGACACCATTCCAAAAAGGGGCAGGTTGCAAAGTTAGACTTGGAATGCATGGTGCCGGTCAGTGGGCACGAGAACTGCTGTCTGACCTGTGATAAAATGAGACAAGCAGACCTCAGCAATGATAAGATCCTCTCGCTTGTTCACTGGGGCATGTACAGTGGGCACGGGAAGCTGGAATTTGTATGA
- the BAMBI gene encoding BMP and activin membrane-bound inhibitor homolog isoform X3, translating into MCKSELSACFSRLLDPQNSNSPLTHGCLDSLASTTDICQAKQARNHSGTTMPTLECCHEDMCNYRGLHDVLSPPRGEASGQGNRYQHDGSRNLITKVQELTSSKELWFRAAVIAVPIAGGLILVLLIMLALRMLRSENKRLQDQRQQMLSRLHYSFHGHHSKKGQVAKLDLECMVPVSGHENCCLTCDKMRQADLSNDKILSLVHWGMYSGHGKLEFV; encoded by the exons ATGTGTAAATCTGAGCTCAGCGCCTGCTTCTCTAGACTTCTTGATCCTCAGAACTCAAATTCCCCACTCACCCATGGCTGCCTGGACTCTCTTGCAAGCACGACAGACATCTGCCAAGCCAAACAGGCCCGAAACCACTctggcaccaccatgcccacatTGGAATGCTGTCATGAAGACATGTGCAATTACAGAGGGCTGCACGATGTTCTCTCTCCTCCCAGGGGTGAGGCCTCAG GACAAGGAAACAGGTATCAGCATGATGGTAGCAGAAACCTTATCACCAAGGTGCAGGAGCTGACTTCTTCCAAAGAGTTGTGGTTCCGGGCAGCGGTCATTGCCGTGCCCATTGCTGGAGGGCTGATTTTAGTGTTGCTTATTATGTTGGCCCTGAGGATGCTTCGAAGTGAAAATAAGAGGCTGCAGGATCAGCGGCAACAGATGCTCTCCCGTTTGCACTACAGCTTTCACGGACACCATTCCAAAAAGGGGCAGGTTGCAAAGTTAGACTTGGAATGCATGGTGCCGGTCAGTGGGCACGAGAACTGCTGTCTGACCTGTGATAAAATGAGACAAGCAGACCTCAGCAATGATAAGATCCTCTCGCTTGTTCACTGGGGCATGTACAGTGGGCACGGGAAGCTGGAATTTGTATGA